A region of Hydrogenimonas cancrithermarum DNA encodes the following proteins:
- the hisC gene encoding histidinol-phosphate transaminase has translation MKFNPVIEHLKVYEPGKPIELVVREFGIDPKDIVKLASNENPHGCSRKAADAVRNAAHLMYRYPDDTMTALKTGLCDRFGIGSENLIVGAGSDQIIEFACHAKLYGGAKILQSEITFAMYQIYAAQCGAGVIKAPGIAHDLDAMYQLYKEHEPEIIFICAPNNPTGDCLNRVDIENFIERIDHDTLVIVDGAYQEYAAFKNPDKALDPARLIEKFPHVLYLGTFSKAYGLGGMRVGYGIGSVEIVRSLYKLRPPFNVTTLSLIAAEAALEDQAFVETSLADCFEQMARYREFATAHGIETIESYTNFITYLLDGVSDSTHIADALLRQGIIVRDLKGYGLNAIRITIGKADENSRFFDAMQKLIINSGNR, from the coding sequence ATGAAATTCAATCCTGTCATCGAACATCTCAAGGTTTACGAACCGGGCAAACCGATCGAACTGGTCGTCAGGGAGTTTGGCATCGACCCCAAAGATATCGTCAAACTGGCGTCCAATGAAAACCCTCACGGCTGCAGTCGGAAAGCAGCCGATGCAGTGCGAAACGCAGCACATTTGATGTACCGCTATCCCGACGACACGATGACGGCTCTCAAAACGGGCCTTTGCGACCGTTTTGGCATCGGCTCGGAGAATCTGATCGTCGGTGCGGGAAGCGATCAGATCATAGAATTCGCCTGTCATGCCAAACTCTACGGCGGCGCGAAGATTCTGCAGAGCGAAATCACCTTCGCGATGTATCAGATCTACGCCGCGCAGTGCGGGGCCGGTGTCATCAAAGCACCGGGGATCGCTCACGATCTCGATGCGATGTACCAACTTTACAAAGAGCACGAGCCTGAGATCATCTTCATCTGCGCACCCAACAACCCGACTGGAGACTGCCTCAATCGGGTCGACATCGAAAACTTCATCGAACGGATCGACCATGACACGCTGGTCATCGTCGATGGAGCGTATCAGGAGTATGCGGCATTCAAAAATCCGGACAAAGCGCTCGACCCAGCCAGGCTGATCGAAAAATTTCCGCATGTACTCTACCTTGGAACTTTTTCGAAAGCGTACGGATTGGGTGGTATGCGGGTAGGCTACGGGATCGGCTCGGTTGAGATTGTTCGTTCGCTCTATAAGTTGAGACCTCCGTTCAATGTAACGACGCTTTCGCTGATAGCGGCTGAAGCTGCGCTCGAGGATCAGGCGTTCGTCGAAACGAGCCTGGCAGACTGTTTTGAACAGATGGCACGGTATAGAGAGTTTGCAACAGCACACGGAATCGAGACGATAGAGAGCTACACCAATTTCATCACCTACCTTCTGGATGGAGTCAGCGACTCGACACATATCGCCGATGCGCTGCTGCGGCAGGGTATCATCGTGAGAGATCTCAAAGGATATGGTCTCAATGCCATTCGGATCACGATTGGGAAAGCGGATGAAAACAGCCGGTTTTTCGATGCGATGCAAAAGTTGATAATAAATAGTGGGAACCGATGA
- the pheA gene encoding prephenate dehydratase: protein MKLEELRRQIDAIDDKLLELLNERIEVVQKVGELKHRTGGAIYRPEREKAIIERLVQQNRGPLTETAIEAIFLEIFAVARNFEQPQRVAYLGPEGSFTHQAAENRFGAMSEYIPLHSIPAVFKAVHADRARFAVVPIENNTNGFVGETLDELAKTDLKIVAELYMPIHHSFVTKAQHLHLIKRIYSKDIAFNQCRSFLLEHELDAVEYIPVESTAKAAKMAANDPESAAICSHIAAKLYHVPIMFENIEDNHKNKTRFIILSDFENAPSGADKTSILAKLSDKPGSLYEFLQSFHDANVNLKKIESRPAGEEAGFDYWFYIDFEGHKDEPHIRKLFEKHKDEIKYLGSYVQNG, encoded by the coding sequence ATGAAACTCGAAGAGCTGCGCCGACAAATCGATGCGATCGACGACAAGCTGCTGGAACTGCTGAACGAGCGGATCGAAGTGGTCCAGAAAGTGGGAGAACTCAAACACAGAACCGGAGGCGCCATCTATCGGCCCGAACGTGAAAAGGCGATCATCGAGCGCCTGGTCCAACAAAATCGAGGTCCGCTTACCGAAACGGCGATCGAGGCGATCTTTCTGGAAATTTTCGCCGTCGCCAGAAACTTCGAACAGCCGCAGCGGGTCGCCTATTTGGGGCCGGAGGGAAGCTTCACGCACCAGGCGGCGGAGAACCGTTTCGGCGCGATGAGTGAATATATTCCGCTTCACTCCATCCCCGCGGTCTTCAAAGCGGTCCATGCGGACCGGGCCCGCTTCGCCGTCGTGCCGATCGAAAACAATACCAACGGTTTCGTAGGTGAAACGCTTGACGAGCTGGCGAAGACCGACCTGAAAATCGTCGCCGAGCTTTATATGCCGATACATCACTCTTTTGTAACCAAAGCGCAACATCTGCACCTGATCAAGCGGATCTACTCCAAAGATATCGCATTCAATCAGTGCCGTAGTTTTCTACTGGAGCACGAACTCGATGCGGTTGAGTATATTCCCGTAGAATCGACGGCCAAAGCGGCGAAGATGGCCGCGAACGATCCCGAAAGCGCGGCGATATGCTCCCATATCGCCGCGAAGCTCTACCATGTGCCGATCATGTTCGAAAATATCGAAGACAACCACAAGAACAAGACACGTTTTATCATTTTGAGCGATTTTGAAAACGCGCCGAGCGGAGCCGATAAGACGTCGATCTTGGCAAAGCTTTCCGACAAACCGGGAAGCCTTTACGAGTTTCTGCAAAGCTTTCACGATGCGAACGTGAATCTCAAAAAGATCGAGAGCCGGCCGGCCGGTGAAGAGGCGGGTTTCGACTACTGGTTCTATATCGACTTCGAAGGGCACAAAGACGAGCCGCATATTCGAAAACTTTTCGAAAAACACAAAGACGAGATCAAGTATCTGGGCAGTTATGTCCAAAACGGCTAA
- a CDS encoding HAD-IIA family hydrolase: MIDVQGTLIDDRHKLPIPGALEALETINRNGIPFVLVTNNTKQESENFKAFLRDLGFSFGDGNYLDPLMVLEEMLPPTAVAAYGSSKFLELLQKRGYRLDFEHPDAVLIAIKEDFTNDEYAQMIELVLKGARLIGMHETSIYAKNGRRYPGVGAILKMISFATGADYDVVGKPSEPFFKKALQLLQRQDASITFADVEIVSDDLIGDLMGAKRLGMRTALVLSGKISSVDEVKPPLAKSADRVASDIAVLFNVRIGRTA; this comes from the coding sequence ATGATCGATGTGCAGGGCACGCTGATCGACGACAGACATAAGCTTCCGATTCCGGGGGCTCTCGAAGCGCTCGAAACCATCAACCGAAACGGCATACCTTTTGTGCTTGTAACCAACAATACAAAGCAAGAGAGCGAGAATTTCAAGGCTTTTCTTCGAGATCTCGGTTTTTCGTTTGGTGACGGGAACTACCTCGATCCGCTGATGGTGCTCGAAGAGATGCTTCCGCCGACAGCCGTAGCGGCCTACGGTTCGTCGAAATTCCTGGAACTATTGCAAAAACGCGGCTATAGGCTCGATTTTGAGCATCCGGATGCGGTTCTGATCGCGATCAAAGAGGATTTCACGAACGATGAATATGCACAGATGATCGAGTTGGTGCTAAAAGGTGCCCGGCTGATCGGAATGCATGAAACATCGATATATGCCAAAAATGGCCGCCGCTATCCGGGCGTCGGCGCGATTTTGAAGATGATCTCTTTTGCAACCGGTGCCGATTACGATGTCGTCGGTAAACCGAGCGAGCCCTTTTTCAAAAAGGCGCTTCAGCTGCTTCAGCGGCAGGATGCATCGATCACCTTTGCCGATGTGGAGATTGTCAGTGACGATCTTATTGGAGATCTGATGGGTGCCAAACGGCTCGGGATGCGGACTGCACTGGTGCTTAGCGGCAAAATCTCGTCTGTCGACGAAGTGAAGCCCCCGCTTGCAAAAAGTGCCGACAGGGTTGCCAGCGATATCGCTGTGTTATTCAATGTACGAATAGGGAGGACGGCATGA
- the lysA gene encoding diaminopimelate decarboxylase: MIDFRALADKYDTPLYVYDFNHITEQYQKLKKAFSGRKSLISYAVKANSNLSVVSHLAGLGSGADCVSIGEVKRALMAGIPKYQIIFSGVGKGDDEIEEALEDDILLLNLESEAEMERVEAIAAKLGKEARISIRVNPNIDPKTHPYISTGLHENKFGVDLETAKRMYIYANNSKHLDPVGIHFHIGSQLTELEPIREASAIVADLVRSLKAIKIEIKFFDVGGGLGIVYDNETTIEPYEYAQAIFSTLYGLDVTIICEPGRFMVGNCGYFLTRVLYEKVNEGKRFVIVDGAMNDLLRPSLYNAYHKVEVVGKAGDESEADIVGPVCESGDFFAKNRLLPPTEHNDLVVVYSAGAYGFVMASNYNTRPRPAEVAIVDGKDRCIRQRETFEDLIKLETMCL; the protein is encoded by the coding sequence TTGATCGATTTCAGAGCGCTTGCAGACAAATACGATACCCCTTTGTATGTTTACGATTTCAACCACATCACCGAGCAGTACCAAAAGCTGAAAAAGGCGTTTTCCGGCCGAAAGTCGCTCATCAGTTATGCCGTCAAGGCGAACTCGAATCTTTCGGTCGTTTCACATCTTGCGGGACTCGGCTCCGGTGCAGACTGTGTTTCGATCGGTGAAGTGAAACGGGCACTGATGGCGGGAATTCCGAAGTATCAGATTATTTTCAGCGGGGTCGGAAAGGGTGACGACGAGATCGAAGAGGCACTCGAAGACGATATTTTGCTGTTGAATCTCGAGAGTGAAGCGGAGATGGAGCGTGTCGAGGCGATTGCGGCGAAGCTCGGCAAAGAGGCGCGTATCAGTATCCGTGTCAATCCGAACATCGACCCCAAGACACATCCTTATATCTCGACGGGACTGCACGAGAACAAGTTCGGTGTCGATCTCGAGACGGCGAAGCGGATGTATATATACGCCAACAATTCCAAACATCTAGATCCGGTCGGCATTCACTTTCATATCGGTTCGCAGCTGACGGAGCTCGAACCGATCAGGGAGGCTTCCGCGATTGTCGCCGACCTGGTTCGAAGTCTCAAAGCGATCAAAATAGAGATCAAGTTTTTCGATGTGGGTGGAGGCCTGGGGATCGTTTACGACAACGAGACGACGATCGAACCCTATGAATATGCACAGGCGATCTTTTCGACCCTGTATGGCCTCGATGTTACGATCATCTGTGAACCGGGACGCTTTATGGTCGGCAACTGCGGTTACTTCCTGACCCGTGTCCTTTATGAAAAGGTCAATGAGGGGAAACGCTTCGTCATCGTGGACGGTGCGATGAACGATCTGCTTCGCCCCAGTCTCTACAATGCCTATCATAAAGTCGAAGTGGTCGGCAAAGCGGGTGATGAGAGTGAAGCCGATATTGTCGGCCCGGTTTGCGAAAGCGGTGATTTTTTCGCCAAAAACCGACTGCTGCCGCCGACTGAGCATAACGATCTCGTTGTCGTTTACAGTGCCGGTGCCTATGGTTTCGTGATGGCGAGCAACTACAATACCCGTCCTCGTCCGGCCGAAGTGGCGATCGTCGATGGAAAAGACCGTTGTATCCGCCAGCGCGAAACCTTCGAAGATTTGATCAAGCTGGAGACGATGTGTCTATAA
- a CDS encoding LptF/LptG family permease produces MRMFRYVAQLYLKHFFIIAFALAFFFAGLDYMQNASKLNGFNIKILYLFYKGSYALNLLFPIALVLSMIVAKMALIRSNALVSFYALGYSKKAVLRPFFWVAFFLTLLYIVMHFTPFVDAELSAKRLLQGKKSENVTRNLFVKYNDSFIYIAQLIPASKEAKDIRVYTTQENGAAEMIYGKTAHFDGESWIIRHAKIVKKPSPKGLGGEGLAIEYKDEIKTLQGFKPKILTSVFEGKRYYTIQDAYEALNLLLTQRLETSKVRSIFYYMVVSPFFAMFLVVIFFLSIPPHARSTNLLWVSFVLTGITLFVWGVIYLLYRISLSGVVLPELGMVATVALLGLGALYSYLFRTNR; encoded by the coding sequence ATGAGGATGTTTAGATATGTGGCACAGCTCTATCTGAAACACTTTTTCATCATAGCGTTCGCACTCGCCTTCTTTTTCGCCGGACTCGACTATATGCAAAACGCTTCGAAGCTGAATGGCTTCAACATCAAGATTCTCTATCTGTTTTACAAAGGCTCCTATGCGCTGAACCTTCTGTTTCCCATCGCACTGGTACTTTCGATGATCGTGGCGAAGATGGCGCTTATTCGCTCCAATGCATTGGTGAGCTTCTATGCGCTCGGATATTCGAAAAAGGCGGTTTTACGGCCGTTTTTCTGGGTTGCATTCTTTTTGACACTTCTGTATATCGTCATGCATTTTACCCCTTTCGTCGATGCGGAACTCTCCGCGAAGCGTCTATTGCAGGGTAAAAAAAGTGAAAATGTCACCCGCAATCTTTTCGTGAAATATAACGACAGCTTCATCTATATCGCCCAGCTGATTCCTGCCAGCAAAGAGGCCAAAGATATACGTGTCTATACGACACAGGAGAACGGGGCGGCCGAAATGATCTACGGCAAAACAGCACATTTCGACGGTGAAAGCTGGATCATCAGACATGCGAAAATCGTTAAAAAGCCCTCACCCAAAGGGCTGGGGGGCGAAGGGCTCGCCATCGAGTACAAAGACGAGATCAAAACGCTGCAGGGATTCAAACCAAAAATCCTGACCTCCGTTTTCGAAGGAAAACGCTACTACACGATCCAGGATGCCTACGAAGCACTGAACCTGCTTCTGACGCAGAGACTGGAGACCTCGAAAGTACGGTCCATCTTTTACTATATGGTCGTATCACCCTTCTTTGCAATGTTTCTTGTCGTCATCTTCTTTCTTTCCATCCCCCCGCATGCCAGAAGTACAAATCTTCTTTGGGTATCGTTCGTTTTGACGGGGATTACACTCTTTGTCTGGGGTGTCATCTATCTTCTTTACCGCATCAGTCTCAGCGGTGTGGTGCTCCCGGAGCTTGGTATGGTCGCAACGGTCGCACTGCTGGGCCTGGGTGCACTCTACAGTTACCTTTTCAGAACGAACCGATAG
- the pth gene encoding aminoacyl-tRNA hydrolase, translating into MWLVVGLGNPGAEYEKTRHNIGFMTLDSLVGMSGAHSASSSFHGELFKKSNLLFLKPTTYMNRSGLSVQAVKQFYKIETDHIIVIHDDLDLPFGALRFKQGGGSGGHNGLKSIDAMVGNGYIRVRMGIGKPVYKSQVADYVLSDFSPEEQRLLPEWIEYAAKASLELIRHPIDYVASHYTVKKPVWGVS; encoded by the coding sequence ATGTGGCTCGTAGTCGGCCTGGGAAACCCGGGCGCGGAGTACGAAAAAACACGCCACAATATCGGCTTCATGACACTCGACTCTCTGGTCGGGATGTCGGGAGCCCATTCCGCCTCCTCGTCGTTTCACGGCGAACTTTTCAAAAAATCGAATCTCCTTTTTCTCAAACCAACCACCTATATGAACCGATCCGGTCTTTCGGTGCAGGCTGTCAAACAATTTTACAAAATCGAAACGGACCATATCATCGTCATTCATGACGATCTCGATCTGCCGTTTGGAGCGCTGCGTTTCAAGCAAGGCGGCGGCAGCGGTGGTCATAACGGCCTCAAGTCGATCGATGCGATGGTAGGAAACGGCTATATCCGTGTTCGGATGGGGATCGGAAAGCCAGTCTACAAATCGCAGGTGGCCGATTATGTTTTGAGCGACTTTTCACCCGAAGAGCAGCGTCTGTTGCCCGAGTGGATCGAATACGCCGCAAAGGCGTCACTCGAGTTGATACGCCATCCCATCGATTATGTCGCATCGCACTATACGGTCAAAAAACCGGTGTGGGGCGTATCATGA
- a CDS encoding 50S ribosomal protein L25/general stress protein Ctc, whose amino-acid sequence MLEGIVRESIGKSDAKKLRRDGYLIANIYGKGLENTHAAFKMGEFIRTVRHKEKLAFPVKVGDKEMDVVIQEYQLHPVTDQILHVDLMVAQPGVETHYMVPVKTVGTPKGLKNKGVLAISKRRIKVKGTIENIPEAFVLDVSDLDVGDAILIRDIPESDKYKIMVAGRVPVVGIIKAK is encoded by the coding sequence ATGTTGGAAGGAATCGTTAGAGAGAGTATCGGCAAGAGCGATGCAAAAAAACTGCGCCGAGATGGTTATCTAATCGCCAACATCTATGGAAAAGGGCTTGAAAACACGCATGCCGCATTCAAGATGGGTGAATTTATCCGAACCGTGCGCCACAAAGAGAAACTGGCATTCCCGGTCAAAGTGGGCGACAAAGAGATGGATGTCGTTATCCAGGAGTACCAGCTTCACCCCGTTACCGACCAGATCCTGCATGTCGACCTGATGGTTGCGCAACCGGGTGTCGAAACACACTACATGGTACCGGTCAAAACGGTCGGAACACCGAAGGGTCTCAAAAACAAGGGTGTTTTGGCAATCTCCAAGCGCCGTATCAAAGTCAAGGGAACGATCGAAAACATTCCCGAAGCGTTCGTTCTCGACGTATCCGACCTCGATGTCGGCGATGCGATTTTGATTCGTGATATTCCCGAATCCGACAAATATAAAATCATGGTTGCCGGTCGCGTTCCGGTTGTCGGGATCATCAAAGCGAAGTAA
- a CDS encoding type IV pilus twitching motility protein PilT: MEYSEYDVDIKELTFDVTNKVRRYMKGLIEHEGSDLHIKANAPVRARINGEIVTVTKEKMTKEESLTLAKEMLRGRFREFVENKEIDFLYVYDEKTRFRGNMFFQMDGVSAVFRIIPVDIMTIDELELPSALHKLTDISRGLVLVTGVTGSGKSTTLAALIDEINKKHRKHIITIEDPIEFVHKDRKCLINQRSVGQDSLSFANALRSALREDPDIILVGEMRDVETIDTALHAAETGHLVFSTLHTLDAKETINRVISVFPAEDQNRVRNTLASVLEGVLSQRLVKTVDGNKTAAVEILFNTSYIQKLILEGRDLEIKDALDEGTQIYGTQSFDTALLKLYKKGKITMEEALRNASSPNDLKLRIEGMQSDVEHGQSREGVFISEHDSDIFGLKED, translated from the coding sequence ATGGAATATTCGGAATACGACGTCGATATCAAGGAGTTGACCTTCGACGTCACCAACAAAGTACGTCGCTATATGAAAGGGCTTATCGAGCATGAAGGAAGTGATCTCCATATCAAGGCCAACGCTCCTGTCCGTGCCCGTATCAATGGCGAGATTGTAACGGTTACGAAAGAGAAGATGACGAAAGAGGAGTCGCTGACGCTGGCCAAAGAGATGCTGAGGGGGCGCTTCAGAGAGTTCGTGGAAAACAAAGAGATCGACTTTTTGTACGTTTATGACGAGAAGACACGCTTCCGCGGCAACATGTTTTTTCAGATGGATGGGGTATCCGCGGTCTTCAGGATCATTCCGGTGGACATCATGACGATCGACGAGCTGGAACTACCTTCCGCACTGCACAAACTTACCGATATCTCCCGCGGCCTTGTGCTGGTAACGGGTGTCACGGGTTCGGGTAAATCGACGACACTCGCTGCATTGATCGACGAAATCAACAAAAAGCACCGCAAACATATCATCACAATCGAAGATCCTATCGAGTTCGTCCATAAGGACCGAAAGTGCCTTATCAACCAGCGAAGTGTCGGCCAGGATTCGCTCAGCTTCGCCAACGCGCTGCGCTCCGCACTGCGTGAAGACCCCGATATCATCCTGGTCGGTGAGATGCGCGACGTCGAAACGATCGATACGGCGCTTCATGCGGCCGAGACCGGCCATCTCGTCTTTTCTACACTGCATACGCTCGATGCGAAAGAGACGATCAATCGTGTGATCAGTGTCTTTCCGGCGGAAGATCAAAACCGCGTTCGAAATACACTCGCCTCCGTTCTTGAAGGTGTCCTGTCGCAGCGGCTCGTCAAAACGGTCGATGGCAACAAGACGGCAGCTGTCGAGATTCTCTTCAACACCTCATACATCCAGAAGCTGATTCTTGAAGGGCGTGACCTCGAGATCAAGGATGCGCTTGACGAAGGAACGCAGATTTATGGAACGCAGAGTTTCGATACGGCACTTTTGAAGCTCTACAAGAAGGGGAAAATCACGATGGAGGAGGCGCTGCGCAACGCTTCGAGCCCGAATGATCTCAAACTGCGTATCGAAGGAATGCAGAGCGACGTTGAACACGGCCAGTCGCGTGAAGGGGTCTTCATCTCCGAACATGACAGTGACATTTTTGGATTAAAAGAAGATTAA
- a CDS encoding transaldolase — MVNEEIGFSLWLDFIERDYLQKSFKRLIDDSVINGATSNPAIFASSIEMSPAYTSQLDELQNHSPKAKYEALAKTDIEMAAAALKPLYEKGRDGFVSIEVDPFLCDDTEGTVDEGRRLYREIGMENVMIKVPATEAGYGAMKRLMSEGIHVNATLIFSPMQALRCLDAMAEGLKIWRATGNEKDVQGVLSVFVSRFDRMLDEELEEKGLQPGYVGIMNAAKIYNIVETHGDKAIRTLFASTGVKGDAYPADYYIKELMAPHSVNTAPLATIEAFLEAPEHHPKLPIEEAKIESFFEAVNRAGIDMQKVYETLLRDGLASFKEAFANLLANLE, encoded by the coding sequence ATGGTAAACGAAGAAATAGGTTTTTCGCTTTGGCTGGATTTTATCGAACGCGACTATCTGCAAAAATCGTTCAAACGGCTGATTGACGATAGTGTCATCAACGGTGCGACGAGCAATCCGGCGATTTTCGCCTCTTCGATCGAGATGTCGCCCGCCTACACGTCGCAGCTGGACGAATTGCAGAATCATTCGCCCAAAGCGAAGTACGAAGCACTCGCCAAAACCGATATCGAAATGGCTGCCGCTGCCCTGAAACCTCTTTACGAGAAGGGCAGAGACGGATTCGTCAGTATCGAAGTCGATCCATTTTTATGCGATGACACCGAAGGTACCGTGGATGAGGGGCGCCGGCTCTATCGTGAGATAGGGATGGAGAATGTCATGATCAAAGTGCCGGCCACCGAAGCGGGCTATGGTGCGATGAAGCGGTTGATGAGCGAAGGAATCCATGTCAATGCGACGCTGATTTTTTCGCCGATGCAGGCCTTGCGGTGTCTCGATGCGATGGCCGAGGGGCTCAAGATCTGGCGTGCGACAGGGAATGAAAAAGATGTGCAGGGCGTCCTCAGCGTCTTTGTCAGTCGGTTCGACCGGATGCTCGATGAGGAGCTCGAGGAAAAAGGGTTGCAGCCCGGATATGTCGGCATCATGAATGCGGCGAAAATCTACAATATCGTGGAAACGCACGGCGACAAAGCGATCCGTACGCTCTTTGCGAGTACAGGCGTTAAAGGGGATGCCTACCCTGCCGATTATTACATCAAGGAGTTGATGGCACCACACAGTGTCAATACGGCGCCGCTCGCCACGATCGAGGCTTTTCTGGAAGCCCCCGAACATCATCCGAAGCTTCCGATTGAAGAGGCGAAGATCGAATCGTTTTTCGAAGCGGTGAATCGTGCGGGGATAGACATGCAAAAGGTTTACGAAACACTTTTGAGGGATGGGCTTGCGTCGTTCAAGGAAGCATTTGCAAACCTCCTGGCCAATTTGGAGTAG
- the aat gene encoding leucyl/phenylalanyl-tRNA--protein transferase gives MHNAPAIPRLGFDYIFPNPRYAMKEGLLAYGGDLNPDRVLMAYRQGIFPWYNEGDPILWWSPDPRLLLYPNDFKIHRSLRKKLRQKRFTVKLDRNFETVMRHCAHVPRHGQEGSWILPEVIECYCALHSRGFAHSVEIYDEMDELVGGLYGISTGSAFFGESMFSLETDASKIALAYLVELAKRWNFAFIDCQIPSEHLIRLGAVRVERDRFLDELSQTQQDLGIPGSWQAHEPILQEIRW, from the coding sequence GTGCATAACGCGCCGGCCATTCCCCGGCTGGGGTTTGACTATATCTTCCCAAATCCCCGTTACGCGATGAAGGAGGGGTTGCTAGCCTACGGCGGCGACCTCAATCCCGACCGTGTACTGATGGCCTACCGACAGGGGATTTTCCCCTGGTACAACGAAGGTGACCCGATTCTCTGGTGGTCGCCCGATCCACGACTGCTTCTTTACCCAAACGACTTCAAAATCCACCGCAGTCTTCGAAAAAAACTTAGACAAAAACGGTTTACGGTAAAATTGGACCGAAATTTCGAAACGGTGATGCGCCACTGTGCCCATGTACCCCGCCACGGCCAAGAGGGAAGCTGGATTCTGCCCGAAGTGATCGAGTGCTATTGTGCGCTTCACAGCCGGGGGTTCGCCCATTCGGTCGAAATCTACGACGAAATGGACGAGCTCGTCGGCGGGCTTTACGGTATCAGCACCGGCAGTGCCTTTTTCGGCGAATCGATGTTTTCGCTCGAGACCGATGCATCCAAAATCGCCTTGGCGTACCTGGTGGAGCTGGCCAAACGGTGGAACTTCGCGTTTATCGACTGTCAGATTCCCTCCGAGCATCTGATTCGCCTCGGCGCGGTACGGGTCGAACGCGACAGGTTTCTGGACGAGCTCTCGCAGACGCAGCAAGATTTAGGCATACCGGGCAGCTGGCAGGCGCATGAACCGATTTTACAGGAGATACGATGGTAA